The following are from one region of the Gammaproteobacteria bacterium genome:
- the ribB gene encoding 3,4-dihydroxy-2-butanone-4-phosphate synthase — protein MSISAIQDIIADLKTGKMVILIDEEDRENEGDLVLAADFVTPEAINFMATHGRGLICLTLTEERCHQLDLPLMVSANRAPLGTNFTLSIEAASGVTTGISAADRARTIQVAVKADAKPHDIVQPGHIFPLMAQKGGVLVRAGHTEAGCDLARLAGLTAAAVICEILKEDGSMARLPDLMAFAQKHQLKIGAIADLIEYRSQTESLVTRVAERTIRTSHGEFLLAAFRDEIANTTHLALVKGTIDPATETLVRVHEPLSAIDLLDIHDNTHSWSIHDAMKLIAETGHGVIVLLHRKESPAKLIERVQSKETHFSGASKPDLRDHGIGAQILKDLNVGKMRLMAAPRKMPSVTGFGLEVTGYVEAPRL, from the coding sequence ATGAGTATCAGCGCTATCCAAGACATCATTGCCGATCTTAAAACCGGCAAAATGGTCATTCTGATCGATGAAGAAGATCGCGAGAACGAAGGCGATCTGGTTCTCGCCGCCGATTTTGTAACCCCGGAAGCGATCAACTTCATGGCCACGCATGGCCGTGGCTTGATTTGTTTGACATTAACCGAAGAACGCTGCCACCAGCTGGATTTACCGCTGATGGTGTCGGCCAATCGCGCGCCGCTGGGCACCAATTTCACCCTTTCCATCGAAGCGGCCAGTGGCGTCACGACCGGCATTTCAGCCGCTGATCGCGCACGGACGATACAAGTCGCCGTCAAAGCCGACGCTAAACCGCACGATATCGTGCAACCCGGCCATATCTTTCCGCTGATGGCGCAAAAAGGCGGTGTATTGGTACGCGCCGGCCATACCGAAGCCGGTTGTGATCTGGCCCGGCTGGCTGGTTTGACGGCAGCCGCGGTGATTTGCGAGATTCTGAAAGAAGATGGCAGCATGGCACGCTTGCCGGACTTGATGGCATTTGCCCAAAAGCATCAACTCAAAATCGGCGCCATCGCGGATTTGATCGAATACCGCAGTCAAACCGAAAGCCTGGTTACACGCGTGGCGGAACGTACCATCCGCACTTCGCATGGCGAGTTTCTGCTAGCCGCTTTTCGCGACGAAATCGCCAATACCACTCACTTGGCACTGGTGAAAGGAACAATCGATCCCGCCACCGAAACCCTGGTGCGCGTGCACGAGCCTCTGTCAGCCATTGATCTGCTCGATATTCATGACAATACACACTCCTGGAGCATTCATGACGCCATGAAACTGATTGCCGAAACCGGACACGGTGTCATCGTGCTGCTGCACCGCAAAGAAAGTCCGGCAAAACTGATTGAACGTGTACAATCGAAAGAAACGCATTTTTCCGGCGCATCCAAACCGGATTTACGAGATCACGGTATCGGTGCGCAAATACTGAAGGATCTCAACGTCGGTAAAATGCGGCTGATGGCAGCGCCAAGAAAAATGCCCAGTGTGACGGGATTTGGTTTGGAAGTAACCGGCTACGTGGAAGCACCCAGGCTATAA
- a CDS encoding 6,7-dimethyl-8-ribityllumazine synthase, whose translation MPYYDDILEFEPNLDGSDLRIGIAMSRFNIDIGEGLLSACTAELKKNSVLVSNILIVTVPGALEIPLTLKRMAMSDQFDALIALGAVIRGDTYHFEVVANESARGLLNVQLEAEIPIANGILTTDNEDQAIARMSTKGMESAQVALEMANLHIKIDEIDL comes from the coding sequence ATGCCTTACTATGACGATATACTTGAATTTGAGCCGAACCTGGATGGATCGGATTTACGCATCGGTATTGCCATGAGCCGCTTCAATATCGATATCGGTGAAGGACTGCTCAGCGCCTGCACCGCAGAACTGAAAAAAAACAGCGTGCTGGTTTCCAATATCCTGATCGTGACAGTCCCCGGCGCACTGGAAATTCCATTGACGTTGAAAAGAATGGCAATGTCCGATCAATTCGACGCCCTGATTGCGCTGGGTGCCGTAATTCGCGGCGACACGTATCACTTCGAAGTCGTCGCCAACGAATCCGCGCGCGGCTTACTGAATGTGCAACTGGAAGCGGAAATTCCCATTGCCAATGGCATATTAACCACTGATAACGAAGACCAGGCGATTGCCCGAATGAGTACCAAAGGTATGGAATCCGCGCAGGTTGCGCTGGAAATGGCCAATTTGCATATCAAAATTGATGAAATCGATTTATGA